A window of Ignavibacteriales bacterium contains these coding sequences:
- the rfaD gene encoding ADP-glyceromanno-heptose 6-epimerase, with translation MIVVTGGAGFIGSAIVWKLNKLGYDKIIIVDELGKDEKWKNLNGLKYSDFYNKDDFMGLVLQRGLPFKATSIIHLGACSSTTEKDADFLMDNNYHYSQELAKYCLENGVRFIYASSAATYGDGSNGYNDDENSLGELRPMNMYGYSKHLFDTWIKRNSLADKVVGLKYFNVYGPNEYHKGEMRSVVHKAFEQVRDTGKVRLFKSYKPEFKDGEQKRDFIYVKDAVDMTLYFLDHQDKNGIFNIGTGHAQTWAELVKALFDAVGKPVNIEFIDMPDEIREKYQYFTEANMKKLRNAGYDKNILNARDGVTDYVKNYLLKDIYLGMSKE, from the coding sequence ATGATAGTAGTTACCGGCGGTGCAGGATTTATCGGTAGTGCGATTGTATGGAAGTTAAACAAGTTAGGGTATGATAAGATTATTATTGTTGATGAACTCGGCAAAGATGAAAAATGGAAAAATCTTAACGGGCTTAAGTATTCTGATTTTTACAATAAAGATGATTTTATGGGATTGGTTTTACAGCGAGGTCTTCCTTTCAAAGCAACTTCAATAATTCATCTGGGTGCATGTTCTTCAACAACAGAAAAAGATGCCGACTTTCTTATGGACAACAATTATCATTACTCGCAAGAACTTGCAAAGTATTGTTTAGAAAACGGAGTTAGATTTATTTATGCATCTTCTGCCGCTACTTATGGCGACGGATCTAATGGATATAACGATGATGAAAATTCACTTGGCGAGTTAAGACCAATGAACATGTATGGTTATTCAAAACATTTATTTGATACTTGGATCAAGAGAAATAGTCTTGCTGATAAAGTTGTTGGACTAAAATATTTCAATGTGTATGGACCAAATGAATATCATAAAGGCGAGATGAGAAGCGTAGTTCACAAAGCTTTTGAACAAGTGAGAGATACAGGAAAAGTCCGGCTTTTTAAATCTTATAAACCGGAATTTAAGGATGGTGAACAGAAACGTGATTTTATTTATGTGAAAGACGCTGTTGATATGACTTTATATTTTCTTGATCATCAGGATAAGAACGGAATTTTTAATATCGGTACCGGACATGCTCAAACATGGGCCGAACTTGTAAAAGCGTTGTTCGATGCAGTTGGGAAGCCGGTTAATATAGAATTTATTGATATGCCGGATGAGATTAGAGAGAAGTATCAATATTTCACTGAAGCAAATATGAAAAAATTAAGAAATGCCGGTTATGATAAAAATATTCTGAACGCCCGTGATGGTGTTACAGACTACGTAAAAAATTATCTCTTAAAAGATATTTATTTAGGAATGAGTAAAGAGTAG
- a CDS encoding DUF5916 domain-containing protein, whose product MKKYLTILLFLPIIISASNNEKVLKLKKIDSPIKIDGYIDDAWSKADSATNFFQLQPYVGKEPSRKSYAKVLTTETALYCLIVCYDEKANIQQHTGKLDDGGGDIVSIMLDTFNDRRTAYKFAVNAAGARADCRLLDDARDRDYSWDGIWFSAAKIYDWGYVVEMEIPYKSIQYDEKLTSWGLDFDRWRPINSEDLYWCEYEQNEGQRISKFGKLVFEDFHPTIKGLNLELYPVVFGKIDYLGNNKYKVDPHAGLDVFYNPSPQLTFQATANPDFAQIEADPYTFNISRYETYYSERRPFFIQGNEIFMPSGKQRNTGFYSPLDLFYSRRIGRKLPDGSEVPLSFGAKAFGRFNDWEYGGFVARTGEMDYTDLDGSKATEPSAVFVAGRVKKQIMENSSLGVLFVGKQTANNTYGVIDIDGALRESDWQLAYQFSRSIKNSEGDYAASAGFTQFGTSWVTMIRSRYVGSNFDINQVGFVPWLGTAELTGISGPIWYPKDGEISQILIFGGASLNYKKIEGYTDHSAVFVYNMQFKSNWGFEIDMSAGRSKDSGIQYDSYEIDPNMWINQAKWNANLYGSYSKTYNFYRNYLGSFGSIGGQFSWKALDVLEVGSSFNIWMERKPDGNIEDITYNARPFFTLTPINDMSATIYVDNLYVRSTDRMERIFIGGLFAYQFSPKSWIYFALNEVHDRNNPMGTLDMTDRVSVFKIKYLYYF is encoded by the coding sequence ATGAAAAAATATCTTACCATTTTACTTTTCCTTCCGATTATAATATCAGCTTCAAATAATGAAAAAGTTCTTAAACTAAAAAAAATTGATTCTCCAATAAAAATTGACGGATATATAGATGATGCGTGGAGTAAAGCAGACTCGGCAACAAATTTTTTCCAGCTTCAACCTTATGTTGGAAAAGAACCTTCTAGAAAAAGTTATGCTAAAGTACTAACTACAGAAACTGCTCTCTATTGCTTAATAGTCTGTTACGATGAAAAAGCAAATATACAACAGCATACAGGTAAGCTTGATGATGGAGGCGGCGATATTGTATCAATAATGCTTGATACATTTAACGATAGAAGAACAGCTTACAAGTTTGCTGTTAATGCTGCCGGTGCCAGAGCTGATTGTCGTTTGCTAGACGATGCTCGCGATAGGGATTACAGTTGGGATGGTATCTGGTTTTCTGCAGCAAAAATTTACGATTGGGGCTATGTGGTAGAAATGGAAATCCCGTATAAATCTATTCAGTATGATGAAAAATTAACTTCATGGGGATTAGATTTTGACCGGTGGAGACCTATCAATTCAGAAGACTTATATTGGTGCGAATATGAACAGAATGAAGGTCAACGTATTTCTAAATTTGGAAAACTCGTTTTCGAAGATTTTCATCCTACTATAAAAGGTTTAAATCTTGAATTATACCCTGTCGTGTTCGGAAAGATAGATTACCTTGGCAACAACAAATATAAAGTTGATCCTCACGCCGGTTTAGATGTTTTCTACAATCCCTCTCCACAGTTAACTTTTCAGGCAACAGCAAATCCCGATTTTGCGCAGATCGAAGCCGATCCATACACATTTAATATCTCACGTTATGAAACATATTACAGCGAGCGCCGGCCATTTTTTATTCAAGGTAACGAAATTTTTATGCCTTCCGGTAAACAGCGCAACACCGGTTTCTATAGCCCGCTGGATCTTTTTTATTCACGCAGAATTGGAAGGAAATTACCGGACGGTTCCGAGGTTCCACTTTCATTCGGCGCAAAAGCTTTCGGCAGATTTAATGATTGGGAGTATGGCGGATTTGTTGCACGAACCGGAGAAATGGATTACACGGATTTAGACGGATCAAAAGCGACCGAACCTTCAGCAGTATTTGTTGCAGGAAGAGTGAAAAAACAGATCATGGAAAATTCATCACTCGGTGTTTTGTTCGTAGGAAAGCAAACTGCCAATAACACATATGGTGTTATTGATATAGACGGAGCTTTAAGGGAATCTGATTGGCAGCTTGCGTATCAATTTTCACGTTCAATAAAAAATTCTGAAGGAGATTATGCCGCTTCTGCCGGATTCACGCAGTTCGGAACTTCTTGGGTTACGATGATTCGCAGCAGATATGTCGGTAGTAATTTTGATATCAATCAAGTAGGATTTGTTCCTTGGCTTGGAACAGCTGAGTTAACAGGAATATCTGGACCGATCTGGTATCCAAAGGATGGAGAAATTTCTCAGATACTTATTTTCGGTGGTGCGTCACTCAATTATAAAAAAATTGAAGGGTACACCGATCATTCAGCAGTTTTCGTTTATAATATGCAGTTCAAAAGTAATTGGGGCTTCGAAATTGATATGTCCGCCGGCAGATCCAAAGATTCCGGCATTCAATACGATTCATACGAGATTGATCCGAACATGTGGATCAACCAAGCAAAATGGAATGCAAATCTGTACGGCAGTTACAGCAAGACTTACAATTTTTACAGAAACTATCTTGGCTCTTTCGGATCTATAGGCGGACAGTTTTCATGGAAAGCTTTGGATGTTCTCGAAGTCGGGTCATCGTTCAATATCTGGATGGAAAGAAAACCGGACGGAAATATAGAAGACATAACATACAACGCCCGTCCATTTTTCACTTTAACTCCGATCAATGATATGAGCGCAACTATTTATGTTGATAATCTTTATGTACGTTCCACAGATAGAATGGAAAGAATTTTCATCGGTGGTTTGTTTGCTTATCAATTTTCTCCAAAGAGTTGGATCTATTTTGCTTTGAACGAAGTGCATGATAGAAACAATCCAATGGGAACATTGGATATGACGGATCGTGTGTCAGTCTTCAAAATAAAATATCTTTATTACTTCTAA
- a CDS encoding alpha/beta hydrolase, giving the protein MKVSINSLSVNTFGDENNQPIIFIHGFPYDHTMWENQINILKEKYFCVAYDVRGLGESYVGDGQYTMEAYVNDLFSIINELKLKGPILCGLSMGGYIALRSVERSMEIFKGLILCDTKSEADDDAAKLKRAAGINQINTEGLIKFVEAFVTNCFAEETPKEQEKMFLLTLFKAHKHDPIGVKGAFIAIMSRTDTTSFLHKINIPTLVLCGSFDKLTPPLVMRAMSEKIPRSEFAIIPRAGHMSPLENPECVNDLILGFLKRKV; this is encoded by the coding sequence ATGAAAGTTTCGATTAATAGTCTATCTGTTAATACATTCGGGGATGAGAACAATCAGCCAATAATATTTATTCATGGATTTCCGTACGATCACACTATGTGGGAAAATCAAATTAACATTCTAAAAGAAAAATATTTCTGTGTTGCTTATGATGTCCGCGGACTTGGAGAGAGTTACGTCGGTGATGGTCAATATACGATGGAAGCTTATGTAAATGATCTTTTTTCAATTATTAATGAATTAAAATTGAAGGGCCCAATTCTATGCGGTCTATCAATGGGTGGATATATTGCTTTGCGCTCCGTTGAACGAAGTATGGAAATATTCAAAGGATTGATCTTATGCGATACTAAATCTGAAGCCGATGACGATGCCGCAAAGTTGAAACGCGCAGCAGGTATTAATCAAATTAATACTGAAGGATTAATAAAATTTGTTGAGGCATTTGTAACAAATTGTTTTGCGGAAGAAACTCCCAAAGAACAGGAAAAAATGTTCCTATTAACATTATTCAAAGCTCACAAACACGATCCGATCGGAGTTAAAGGTGCGTTTATTGCAATTATGAGTAGAACAGATACAACTTCTTTCTTACACAAAATAAATATTCCTACTCTTGTTCTCTGCGGTTCATTCGATAAACTTACACCGCCGTTAGTTATGCGCGCTATGTCAGAAAAAATTCCAAGATCTGAGTTTGCAATCATTCCGCGTGCAGGACATATGTCCCCGCTTGAAAATCCCGAATGCGTTAATGATTTAATATTGGGCTTTCTGAAAAGAAAAGTTTAG
- a CDS encoding endonuclease domain-containing protein: MTEHFNKKEMKKRRRQLRVSMTYCEKLIWMYLRKRQMKERFLRQYSVDNYVIDFFCPKLKLAVEIDGDVHKLEDQKVYDKERQKYLEDFGLGFIRITNEELLANANKGLKKLKMK; the protein is encoded by the coding sequence ATGACTGAACACTTTAACAAAAAAGAAATGAAAAAACGACGAAGGCAACTTCGTGTGAGTATGACTTATTGTGAAAAACTTATCTGGATGTATCTTCGCAAAAGACAAATGAAGGAAAGATTTCTTCGTCAATACTCAGTTGATAATTACGTTATTGATTTTTTCTGCCCGAAACTCAAATTAGCTGTTGAGATAGACGGTGACGTTCACAAACTTGAAGACCAAAAAGTCTATGATAAAGAAAGACAAAAATACCTTGAAGACTTTGGCCTTGGGTTTATCAGAATTACAAATGAAGAACTTCTTGCCAACGCGAATAAAGGTTTGAAAAAATTGAAAATGAAATAA
- a CDS encoding GWxTD domain-containing protein: MKRALIYCLFSLVFFLNSYLKGLNIDSDDQSKELYKKGIEAIRYKDTLNAEKYFKESIWENSDAASYYELAKIQFHHNTFNSRNLAFENSHMAVWKEPKNLEYNYFYANICKSFARFTSFDQYHKILELDSSQVDAWYNLGLLKDEDFTEYNNSVRNLDGFMAPLQEYADEDFSEAEKYYLNALKIDSVNYQTILKLSLMYDKGNKPEKGVPFLQRLIKINKADKEIHLALGLLYYKTSKLKECFTEYQIAIELMPENEREDFTFNSVKSLLQPAYDYVMKEMSDYELKEFIDLYWKVSDPLYITDYNERLLEHYSRVAYANLNFSVPSMNVVGWKSNQGEVILRYGEPLNWMRIRPSMGNKVNMKTEVWDYNGFTLGFTDMAQSGNFIFAAPAGEKDKTAPQFNGDTQTFMNDLRRGYFTYYEPKYEGPKFDIVYEFFQFKSNELRNHTDIYINYGLNPIDSLVNNGILNVEHDAAFFFFNNNSEEQIKKKEHFKSLGSRNIVSTITHPILYTNTLQVSAITDSGYYSLEVLRNVDKGVSSNRGRIGIKKFSNIHLDISDIILASRVETGSQSKYSINRNKISILPNPTKQFMKGAPTYVYYEIYNLKKNSSGLTDFEQEVEVKEYSEENGSGLEKTISDIGKFLGFGKGEGISFSSNYQSAEVNPQIYYQLDLSKAKTGKYLITITVKDKVDGSKVSAQTVIDWTN, from the coding sequence ATGAAACGTGCATTAATATATTGTTTATTTAGTCTTGTCTTCTTTTTAAATAGTTACCTAAAAGGATTAAATATTGATAGTGATGATCAATCAAAAGAACTGTATAAAAAGGGGATAGAAGCTATTCGATACAAAGACACGCTCAATGCAGAAAAATATTTTAAAGAATCAATTTGGGAAAATTCAGATGCAGCTTCATATTATGAACTTGCCAAGATTCAATTTCATCATAACACTTTTAATTCTAGAAATCTCGCATTTGAAAATTCGCACATGGCTGTTTGGAAAGAGCCCAAAAATTTAGAGTACAATTATTTTTATGCAAACATCTGCAAAAGTTTTGCACGCTTCACTTCTTTCGATCAATACCATAAAATTTTAGAATTAGACAGCAGCCAGGTTGATGCATGGTATAATCTTGGGTTGTTAAAAGATGAAGACTTCACCGAGTATAATAATTCTGTCCGTAACTTGGATGGATTTATGGCACCGCTTCAAGAATATGCCGATGAAGATTTTAGCGAAGCAGAAAAATATTATCTGAATGCTTTGAAGATTGATTCGGTTAATTATCAAACAATTCTCAAATTAAGTTTGATGTATGATAAAGGGAATAAACCGGAAAAAGGAGTTCCTTTTTTACAAAGATTAATTAAAATAAATAAAGCTGATAAAGAAATTCATCTTGCACTTGGACTTTTATATTACAAAACTTCAAAACTCAAAGAATGTTTTACGGAATATCAGATAGCAATTGAGTTGATGCCGGAAAATGAAAGAGAAGATTTCACTTTTAATTCTGTAAAATCTTTATTGCAGCCTGCTTATGATTATGTTATGAAAGAGATGAGCGATTATGAACTGAAAGAATTTATTGATCTCTATTGGAAAGTTTCCGATCCGCTTTATATAACAGATTACAACGAACGTTTGCTCGAACATTATTCCCGTGTTGCTTATGCTAATCTTAATTTTAGTGTTCCTTCAATGAATGTTGTGGGATGGAAATCAAATCAAGGTGAAGTTATTTTACGTTACGGTGAACCTTTGAACTGGATGAGAATCAGACCATCAATGGGCAACAAAGTAAATATGAAAACAGAAGTTTGGGATTATAACGGATTCACGCTTGGCTTTACGGATATGGCGCAAAGCGGCAACTTTATTTTTGCCGCACCTGCCGGGGAAAAAGATAAAACAGCCCCGCAATTTAACGGCGACACTCAAACTTTTATGAATGATCTGAGACGTGGATACTTCACTTACTACGAACCTAAATATGAAGGGCCAAAGTTCGATATAGTTTATGAATTCTTTCAATTCAAAAGCAACGAGTTGAGAAACCACACAGACATATATATTAATTACGGATTGAATCCAATTGATAGTTTGGTCAATAATGGAATACTTAACGTTGAACATGATGCTGCATTTTTCTTTTTTAATAATAATTCTGAAGAACAAATAAAAAAGAAAGAACATTTCAAATCACTCGGCTCAAGAAATATAGTAAGTACAATTACTCACCCGATACTTTATACAAATACTTTGCAAGTATCGGCAATTACTGATTCCGGTTATTACTCTTTGGAAGTTTTGAGAAATGTTGATAAAGGAGTTTCCTCCAACCGTGGAAGAATTGGAATAAAAAAGTTTAGCAATATACATTTAGATATTAGCGATATTATTCTTGCATCAAGAGTTGAAACCGGAAGTCAATCTAAATACAGTATTAATAGAAATAAGATCAGCATATTACCAAATCCAACCAAGCAGTTTATGAAAGGTGCACCAACTTACGTTTATTATGAAATCTATAATTTAAAAAAGAATTCTTCCGGATTAACCGACTTTGAACAGGAAGTTGAAGTGAAAGAATACTCTGAAGAGAATGGATCAGGGTTAGAAAAAACTATTTCAGATATCGGTAAGTTTTTGGGATTTGGTAAGGGAGAAGGCATTTCGTTTTCTTCGAACTATCAATCTGCTGAAGTTAATCCGCAAATATATTATCAGCTTGATTTATCGAAAGCTAAGACGGGTAAGTATTTAATAACTATCACGGTTAAAGATAAAGTTGACGGTTCAAAAGTTAGTGCACAAACTGTAATTGATTGGACGAATTGA
- the mgtA gene encoding magnesium-translocating P-type ATPase, translating to MRNFFQTNVFPKVIPPAKKNQLSSIQVSSQLIEISQLKHQEVFDRLKTSLLGLTNQEAEIRLENYGLNVVVKEKKSTWIKLIIDAVLNPLVILLSVIGIVSILTHDYETAIIIFIMVLLGLVLRFVQEYKADNAAAKLKAMIHVTATVIRNGIEEEIPLSKLVPGDIVKLSAGDMIPADLRILSSKDLFIIQSALTGESIPVEKFETNDDSNSKSSLEIKNICFLGTSVESGSATGIVVTTGANTYLGKMASAITTEQVQTSFDKGVKSFTWLMIKFMMVMVPLVFLINGLTKHNWHEAFFFALAVAVGLTPEMLPMIVTVCLSKGAMAMSKKKVIMKRLNAIQNLGAMDVLCTDKTGTLTIDKVILEKHCDVVRKDDEGVLQMAYLNSYFQTGLKNILDRAILVHKEAEDELHIANYKKVDEIPFDFSRKIMSVVVETPNGVHQIITKGAPEEIFSRCTHFELDGEILPVESVLISDLKEEYDDLSKDGFRVLALAYKDLEKKEAYNKDDESNLTLIGYLAFLDPPKETAAAAIVALQNHGISIKVITGDNELVTMKVCKEVGISTDKVLLGTDTERMTDDELSNAVDETTIFARHSPTDKQKIVKILQKRGHTVGFLGDGMNDAPALRVADVGISVDSAVDIAKETADVILLKKSLMVLEEGVQEGRKVFANILKYIRMGASSNFGNMFSVLGASIILPFLPMMPIQILANNLLYDFSQVPIPTDGVDPELIAKPRPWSMGAISKFILFIGPISSIFDYATFFIMLYVFGCWDLGKSSLFQTGWFVESLLTQTLIIHVIRTNKIPFIQSRASIQLIATTFLIMIIGIWLPFSPFAKGLSLVALPALYWPLLAMILISYLMLTQFVKVSLIKRFIPDGF from the coding sequence ATGCGAAATTTTTTTCAAACAAACGTTTTCCCAAAAGTAATTCCTCCGGCTAAAAAAAACCAATTATCAAGTATTCAAGTCTCCTCTCAACTAATTGAAATATCACAACTCAAACATCAAGAAGTCTTCGATAGACTTAAAACTTCTCTACTTGGCTTAACTAATCAAGAAGCTGAAATCCGCTTGGAAAACTACGGACTTAATGTTGTTGTAAAAGAAAAGAAGAGTACGTGGATAAAATTGATAATAGATGCGGTATTGAATCCACTGGTAATTCTACTTTCTGTTATTGGAATTGTTTCAATACTTACTCATGATTATGAAACTGCAATAATAATTTTCATAATGGTCCTTCTTGGATTAGTGCTGCGTTTTGTTCAAGAATATAAAGCTGATAATGCCGCCGCTAAATTGAAAGCAATGATTCATGTAACTGCAACAGTGATTAGAAATGGAATAGAAGAAGAAATTCCGTTGTCAAAATTGGTTCCAGGCGATATTGTCAAATTATCAGCCGGCGATATGATCCCCGCAGATCTCAGAATTTTATCAAGCAAGGACTTGTTTATCATACAAAGCGCTCTTACCGGCGAGTCTATACCTGTAGAGAAATTCGAGACAAATGATGATTCCAATTCTAAGTCCTCTTTAGAAATAAAAAATATTTGTTTCCTGGGAACAAGTGTTGAAAGCGGAAGCGCTACCGGGATTGTTGTTACGACGGGTGCAAATACTTATTTAGGCAAAATGGCAAGCGCAATTACTACAGAACAAGTTCAGACAAGTTTTGATAAAGGTGTAAAAAGTTTTACGTGGCTAATGATAAAATTTATGATGGTAATGGTTCCCCTAGTTTTTTTGATAAACGGATTGACTAAACACAACTGGCACGAAGCATTCTTCTTTGCCCTGGCTGTTGCTGTTGGATTGACACCTGAAATGCTGCCAATGATAGTAACTGTATGTTTGTCTAAAGGTGCTATGGCAATGTCTAAGAAAAAAGTAATCATGAAGCGATTAAATGCAATTCAAAATCTTGGCGCTATGGATGTTTTATGTACTGATAAAACCGGCACATTAACAATTGATAAAGTAATTCTGGAAAAACATTGTGATGTTGTTAGAAAAGATGATGAAGGTGTTCTTCAAATGGCTTATTTGAATAGTTATTTTCAAACCGGATTGAAAAATATTCTTGATAGGGCAATTCTTGTTCATAAAGAAGCTGAAGATGAATTACATATAGCCAATTACAAAAAGGTTGATGAAATTCCATTCGACTTTTCACGAAAAATTATGTCGGTTGTAGTAGAAACTCCTAATGGGGTACACCAAATAATTACAAAAGGAGCGCCTGAGGAGATATTTTCCAGGTGCACACATTTTGAGCTGGACGGCGAAATATTGCCGGTCGAATCAGTATTAATCTCTGATTTAAAAGAGGAATATGATGATTTGAGTAAAGATGGATTTAGAGTTCTGGCGTTGGCGTATAAAGATTTGGAAAAGAAAGAAGCTTACAATAAAGATGACGAATCAAATCTTACTCTAATAGGGTATCTCGCATTTCTCGACCCTCCGAAGGAAACTGCAGCAGCTGCAATTGTTGCTCTTCAAAATCATGGGATTAGCATCAAAGTTATCACGGGCGATAATGAATTAGTAACTATGAAAGTTTGTAAAGAAGTTGGAATCTCCACTGATAAAGTTTTACTCGGTACGGACACTGAACGGATGACTGACGATGAATTATCAAATGCTGTAGATGAGACAACAATTTTTGCGCGGCACTCACCTACGGATAAACAGAAAATTGTAAAAATATTACAAAAGCGAGGGCATACGGTTGGATTTTTAGGCGATGGAATGAATGATGCCCCGGCACTGCGAGTTGCTGATGTTGGAATTTCTGTTGACTCAGCCGTTGATATTGCAAAAGAAACTGCAGATGTAATTCTATTAAAGAAAAGCTTAATGGTGCTTGAAGAAGGAGTTCAGGAAGGGAGAAAAGTTTTTGCTAACATTCTTAAATACATTCGTATGGGCGCCAGTTCAAATTTCGGGAACATGTTCAGCGTTCTCGGCGCAAGTATTATTCTACCGTTTTTACCAATGATGCCAATTCAAATTTTAGCGAACAATCTATTGTATGATTTTTCACAAGTACCGATTCCAACTGATGGTGTTGATCCTGAACTTATTGCAAAACCAAGACCGTGGTCAATGGGTGCAATATCAAAATTTATTTTGTTCATTGGTCCAATCAGTTCAATTTTTGATTACGCTACCTTTTTTATAATGCTTTATGTTTTTGGATGTTGGGATTTAGGAAAATCTTCATTGTTTCAAACCGGGTGGTTCGTAGAATCTCTGCTTACTCAAACGCTTATCATTCATGTTATTAGAACAAATAAAATACCATTTATTCAAAGTCGCGCAAGTATTCAATTAATTGCAACAACATTTTTAATAATGATAATTGGAATTTGGCTTCCGTTTTCTCCATTTGCCAAAGGTTTATCCCTTGTTGCTTTGCCGGCGTTGTATTGGCCTTTACTTGCTATGATTTTAATTTCTTATTTGATGCTTACACAATTTGTAAAAGTTTCATTGATCAAGAGATTTATTCCGGACGGTTTTTAG
- a CDS encoding 8-oxo-dGTP diphosphatase, translated as MQLATLCYIIDKDKTLMLHRIKKKDDVHEGKWNGLGGKFEHGETPEECIIREVKEESGLLIKSPKMHGFITFPMFDGKKDWYVFLFTAREFKGKLIDSHEGKLEWIQNNQLLKLNLWEGDQIFIPWLLDDKFFSAKFIYKNGILKSHNVEFY; from the coding sequence ATGCAATTAGCAACTCTTTGTTACATTATAGATAAAGATAAAACTTTAATGCTTCATCGAATAAAAAAGAAAGATGATGTGCATGAAGGAAAGTGGAATGGGCTCGGCGGTAAGTTTGAACACGGTGAAACTCCGGAAGAATGTATCATTCGTGAAGTAAAAGAAGAAAGCGGTTTGCTGATAAAGAGTCCAAAGATGCACGGTTTTATAACTTTCCCAATGTTTGACGGAAAGAAGGATTGGTATGTTTTTCTATTTACAGCGAGAGAGTTCAAAGGAAAATTAATTGATTCGCATGAAGGAAAACTTGAATGGATACAGAACAATCAACTTCTCAAACTGAATTTATGGGAAGGCGACCAGATATTTATTCCATGGCTTTTGGATGATAAGTTTTTCAGTGCAAAGTTTATTTATAAAAATGGAATTTTGAAAAGTCATAATGTAGAATTTTATTAA
- a CDS encoding four helix bundle protein, translated as MQLETTRSRGEFRKRIYFFTLKLIEFIDSLPKDNVSQRIGDQLFGSGTSVISNFIEATASSTKKELNNYTIASLKFANETKLWLALVRDSKRAKAEKVKWFLDELDDISSILASSINH; from the coding sequence ATGCAGCTTGAAACAACTAGATCCAGAGGAGAGTTTAGAAAAAGAATTTACTTTTTCACGTTAAAGTTGATTGAGTTTATAGATTCACTTCCCAAGGATAATGTTTCTCAAAGAATCGGCGATCAGCTATTCGGGAGCGGGACAAGCGTAATCAGTAATTTTATTGAAGCCACTGCCTCGTCAACAAAAAAAGAATTGAACAATTACACAATTGCATCTCTCAAATTTGCTAATGAAACAAAACTTTGGCTGGCATTAGTCCGCGATAGCAAACGTGCAAAAGCAGAAAAAGTAAAATGGTTCTTAGACGAACTTGACGACATTTCCTCAATACTAGCATCATCAATTAATCATTAA